From the Bdellovibrio reynosensis genome, one window contains:
- a CDS encoding trypsin-like serine peptidase, translating into MKRNSFVATISVAVLATFSVGFVNVTPKVIYGDDNRVDVYEVTRSDIRDIADSTVALIPSRDVVNKNNGYFEILTEKYGTQMNLCADEPYYHQPVAANCSGSLVGEDLIATAGHCISASDCINNSYSFVFGFKMTDAKTGPQMISTDDVFTCKEIVAREYTGSQDYALVRLDRAVRGHRVLKLQQTPAQPGDQIYVVGHPAGLPTKVADGAEVRAQNGNYFSSNLDTYGGNSGSAVFNAATNEVVGILVRGAQDFAYDRANKCTRSNVCTNDSCRGEDVTNISYIVQALNQ; encoded by the coding sequence GTGAAAAGGAATTCATTTGTAGCAACCATCAGTGTTGCGGTTCTGGCGACGTTTTCAGTTGGATTTGTGAATGTCACACCCAAGGTCATTTATGGTGACGACAATCGTGTCGATGTATACGAAGTAACTCGCAGTGATATCCGAGATATCGCGGATTCCACAGTGGCTTTGATTCCATCCAGAGATGTAGTTAATAAAAATAACGGCTATTTTGAAATTCTGACTGAAAAATACGGCACTCAAATGAACTTGTGCGCTGACGAACCTTATTACCACCAACCGGTGGCAGCGAACTGTTCTGGTTCGTTGGTGGGTGAAGACCTTATTGCGACAGCAGGTCACTGTATCAGCGCTTCTGATTGCATCAACAACTCTTATTCATTCGTCTTTGGTTTCAAAATGACCGATGCGAAAACAGGTCCGCAAATGATTTCGACGGACGATGTGTTTACGTGTAAGGAGATCGTAGCTCGTGAATACACAGGATCGCAAGATTACGCTTTAGTTCGTTTGGATCGCGCTGTTCGTGGTCATCGCGTATTAAAGTTACAGCAAACTCCAGCGCAACCAGGTGATCAGATTTACGTCGTTGGTCACCCAGCGGGATTGCCAACGAAGGTTGCTGATGGTGCTGAAGTTCGCGCACAAAATGGAAACTACTTTTCTTCAAACTTAGACACCTACGGTGGTAACTCGGGTTCAGCGGTATTTAATGCTGCAACAAATGAAGTGGTTGGTATCCTAGTTCGCGGTGCTCAAGATTTTGCCTACGATCGCGCTAACAAGTGCACGCGCAGTAACGTGTGCACGAATGATTCTTGCCGCGGTGAAGATGTAACGAACATCTCTTACATCGTTCAGGCTCTGAACCAATAA
- a CDS encoding SufE family protein produces MSTIQDRQAKVIQDFSALTDWEDRYKKIIEMGKALPAMPEALKVEQNAVKGCQSQVWLAANLNENNQVLLHGDSDALIVKGLVGLLLYVYSGATPSEILSTPPEFLKALGFEGNLSPSRANGLHSMLKQIKLYATAFDYLVKSKK; encoded by the coding sequence ATGTCCACGATTCAAGATAGACAAGCCAAAGTGATTCAAGATTTTTCAGCGTTAACTGACTGGGAAGATCGCTATAAGAAAATCATCGAAATGGGTAAAGCCTTGCCTGCTATGCCGGAAGCCTTGAAGGTCGAACAAAACGCTGTGAAAGGTTGCCAGTCGCAGGTCTGGCTTGCTGCGAATTTGAATGAAAACAATCAAGTGCTGCTTCACGGGGATAGTGATGCTTTGATTGTTAAAGGTTTAGTGGGTTTGCTTTTGTATGTTTATTCCGGCGCAACTCCATCAGAGATTCTTTCAACTCCACCTGAATTTTTAAAGGCTTTGGGTTTTGAAGGTAATCTTTCACCAAGCAGGGCCAATGGCCTGCACTCGATGCTTAAGCAAATTAAGCTTTATGCAACGGCTTTCGATTACCTGGTCAAATCTAAAAAATAG